The proteins below come from a single Aegilops tauschii subsp. strangulata cultivar AL8/78 chromosome 6, Aet v6.0, whole genome shotgun sequence genomic window:
- the LOC109735775 gene encoding myb family transcription factor IPN2 isoform X2 — MFSSKKATSSSAGAVAVQGGGAPMCVQGDSGLVLTTDPKPRLRWTVELHERFVDAVAQLGGPDKATPKTIMRVMGVKGLTLYHLKSHLQKFRLGKQPHKDFNDHAVKDAAAAMEMHRNAASSSGIMGRNMNDRNVHMNEAIRMQMEVQRRLHEQLEVQKHLQMRIEAQGKYMQSILEKAYQTLATGDVAASPTAWYKSLGSHAGVLDVCSIKDIGPASMGFPSLQDLHLYGGGHLDLQQQQQPLESFFACSDGGGIGSLGKKRSSQYAGGKSPMMWGDDEDGDEDDKGDQLLQMAPPMMDDIDSMYGAKPMMTMSGDSAGSRGFDGGMGSKLERPSPRRPHMGAQRMGSPSVIYG, encoded by the exons ATGTTCTCTTCCAAGAAGGCCACTAGCAGCAGCGCTGGCGCGGTGGCGGTGCAGGGAGGCGGGGCGCCCATGTGCGTGCAGGGCGACTCGGGCCTCGTCCTCACCACCGACCCCAAGCCGCGCCTCCGGTGGACGGTGGAGCTCCATGAGCGCTTCGTCGACGCCGTCGCCCAGCTCGGCGGCCCCGACA AGGCGACGCCGAAGACGATCATGAGGGTCATGGGGGTCAAGGGGCTCACTCTCTACCACCTCAAGAGCCACCTTCAG AAATTCAGGCTGGGAAAGCAGCCGCACAAGGACTTCAACGATCATGCAGTTAAGGATG CTGCGGCAGCAatggagatgcatagaaacgcgGCCTCTTCTTCAGGCATAATGGGGAGAAACATGAACGA CCGCAACGTGCACATGAATGAGGCCATCAGAATGCAAATGGAGGTTCAAAGGAGGCTGCATGAGCAACTAGAG GTGCAGAAGCACCTCCAAATGAGGATTGAAGCCCAGGGAAAGTACATGCAGTCCATCCTGGAGAAAGCATACCAGACGCTTGCCACCGGGGACGTCGCGGCGAGCCCTACTGCCTGGTACAAATCCCTAGGCAGCCACGCCGGCGTCCTCGACGTGTGCTCCATCAAGGACATTGGCCCGGCTTCCATGGGCTTCCCTTCCCTCCAGGACCTGCACCTCTACGGAGGCGGTCACTTAGacctgcagcagcagcagcagccactGGAGAGCTTCTTCGCGTGCAGCGATGGCGGCGGCATTGGGTCGTTGGGGAAGAAGAGGTCCAGCCAGTACGCCGGAGGCAAGAGCCCTATGATGTGGGGTGACGACGAAGACGGCGACGAGGATGACAAGGGCGATCAGCTACTCCAGATGGCACCGCCGATGATGGACGACATAGACTCCATGTACGGAGCGAAGCCGATGATGACCATGTCCGGCGACTCCGCTGGGAGCAGAGGATTCGACGGCGGCATGGGGTCGAAGCTCGAGAGGCCGTCACCCCGGCGGCCGCACATGGGAGCCCAGAGGATGGGCAGCCCGTCGGTGATCTACGGATAA
- the LOC109735775 gene encoding myb family transcription factor IPN2 isoform X1 has protein sequence MFSSKKATSSSAGAVAVQGGGAPMCVQGDSGLVLTTDPKPRLRWTVELHERFVDAVAQLGGPDKATPKTIMRVMGVKGLTLYHLKSHLQKFRLGKQPHKDFNDHAVKDAAAAMEMHRNAASSSGIMGRNMNDRNVHMNEAIRMQMEVQRRLHEQLEVINQPRIKVQKHLQMRIEAQGKYMQSILEKAYQTLATGDVAASPTAWYKSLGSHAGVLDVCSIKDIGPASMGFPSLQDLHLYGGGHLDLQQQQQPLESFFACSDGGGIGSLGKKRSSQYAGGKSPMMWGDDEDGDEDDKGDQLLQMAPPMMDDIDSMYGAKPMMTMSGDSAGSRGFDGGMGSKLERPSPRRPHMGAQRMGSPSVIYG, from the exons ATGTTCTCTTCCAAGAAGGCCACTAGCAGCAGCGCTGGCGCGGTGGCGGTGCAGGGAGGCGGGGCGCCCATGTGCGTGCAGGGCGACTCGGGCCTCGTCCTCACCACCGACCCCAAGCCGCGCCTCCGGTGGACGGTGGAGCTCCATGAGCGCTTCGTCGACGCCGTCGCCCAGCTCGGCGGCCCCGACA AGGCGACGCCGAAGACGATCATGAGGGTCATGGGGGTCAAGGGGCTCACTCTCTACCACCTCAAGAGCCACCTTCAG AAATTCAGGCTGGGAAAGCAGCCGCACAAGGACTTCAACGATCATGCAGTTAAGGATG CTGCGGCAGCAatggagatgcatagaaacgcgGCCTCTTCTTCAGGCATAATGGGGAGAAACATGAACGA CCGCAACGTGCACATGAATGAGGCCATCAGAATGCAAATGGAGGTTCAAAGGAGGCTGCATGAGCAACTAGAGGTGATTAATCAACCAAGAATCAAA GTGCAGAAGCACCTCCAAATGAGGATTGAAGCCCAGGGAAAGTACATGCAGTCCATCCTGGAGAAAGCATACCAGACGCTTGCCACCGGGGACGTCGCGGCGAGCCCTACTGCCTGGTACAAATCCCTAGGCAGCCACGCCGGCGTCCTCGACGTGTGCTCCATCAAGGACATTGGCCCGGCTTCCATGGGCTTCCCTTCCCTCCAGGACCTGCACCTCTACGGAGGCGGTCACTTAGacctgcagcagcagcagcagccactGGAGAGCTTCTTCGCGTGCAGCGATGGCGGCGGCATTGGGTCGTTGGGGAAGAAGAGGTCCAGCCAGTACGCCGGAGGCAAGAGCCCTATGATGTGGGGTGACGACGAAGACGGCGACGAGGATGACAAGGGCGATCAGCTACTCCAGATGGCACCGCCGATGATGGACGACATAGACTCCATGTACGGAGCGAAGCCGATGATGACCATGTCCGGCGACTCCGCTGGGAGCAGAGGATTCGACGGCGGCATGGGGTCGAAGCTCGAGAGGCCGTCACCCCGGCGGCCGCACATGGGAGCCCAGAGGATGGGCAGCCCGTCGGTGATCTACGGATAA